ATTAGTACACTGATAGAATGCATACAAGTTCCGAATATTTATGTATCATAATAGAGACCAAAGTCAAAGGCATACGAGATATAACACAAGTCGCACATAGTACCACGGTGGCTAATCTTAGTATGGTCCTTCAAAAGCAACACCATTGGAAACACTGAAGCTATGCGCCAGTCCCTCAATCTTCGTCTCTCTCAGGAGGGAGGCCACAAGGAAGCAGCATTTTCTGTATAAAGAATCAGTCGATCGATAAATTTGTATTGTGTTATATCATTAATGTAAGTGTATGCTAGAAAATGGTCAAATATGCATATGAAGCCCGTGAACTATGGATATGGAGAAATATCAATAATCTTCTGGTGCACACGTATGGGGCATGAGAACAATGAAGCCTGTGAACTGAAAACCATGGCAATATTCAGATTCCGTTAAAACTTATGGCTTGAAAAAAAAGGACAGCAATCGACTGAATTTGATGGAAGGTTAGATGCCAAGTTCACACTCATGTATGGGGTTCGATATCATCATGCATACTCCAGTTCTGTTATCAGATACAGTGTCACATGCTACTGTTGATTTCACGCCTACTAAACCACATTAGCTGTGCCTCTATTTATTTTCTCAATACATATTCACTTGCAATAGAGATTGTGCAAAAGGGTTGTGGACTCATTTGCTTCAATGGATACAAATCTAGTAGGGTGTGGGTAGTTGATTTAGAACCTCTCCTAGCTACAGCGCACATATCTTATGAAAACCAAATAATTTGATTTGAGTGCATCATTAACAAGTTCCGTAAATATAGTCAATTGTATCTTGTATGTACTATGTAACTAATGGAGCATCTTTCTAATTAAGAGATATCTGTTCTATTCACTAAGGGTTCTTTGACAAGCATCGAGTATACATCGGATTCTATCAAAAAGGTGATTCAAAATGTCTATTTCATAGCACAGAAGATTGCCACTAATTATGCACCATTTACATAATTATAAGCTATGCCCATTAAATTGTAAGATTTGTCAATTTACTAAATACACCAGCTGCATAATTACTTTCAGCCTTCAGGCTATAGGTAAATGATTGGCATATAGAAGGACAGCTGAACTATTTAATTCTATTTTATAAAGACAGTGCAAGTCTACGCACTTACGGAAATATATGATGACCAAGTTATTACTCCCACCATCCCAAAATATAAGGCATATTTTGTTTCATTAGTACAAGCCTTTGACCAAGAATTAGTCTCACTACGTAACATTTGTGACACAAAATTGATGCTGTAGAATTCATATTCAGAAAATCAGAAGTACTTGCATATGATTATGATTTTGCATCAGATAAATGGCATATTATAGAGTAACTGTTACTCATAGCCTTGTCCTCACCAAACAAAATATGTTTTACATTTTTGGATAGATAAAACTTTATAACAATAGCCTACTAGGCACTCTTCCTTGTATGTAGACAGTTCAATTCTGTTTTCTACCCAATcatcttactttcttgcaaggAGAAAGAAAGGTCCTAATTTTTTGGGTAGCATCATATTGTTTCTGATAGACTCATATTGGTTTTTTCAGTATATATTTATAGAAGCCTTAACAAGAATAATTGTTAAGCCAGAAAAGAACTGTTAGCACTTAGGCATTTCCAATGGAACACAGTGATTGCACTTAGATACTCGTACATGGCTATAATGGAAAAAGCAGCAATGATGCTTAAGTACAGAAACCCTCATCTTCTACTAAGCCATAATTTTACTACAATATTTATGTGCCAGGATTGTTCTATAaatttcagctataacttagaAGAAGAGTGGAGGCCAGTTGGCTTACATACCTGCATGAAATTGTAACGTTCTCTTCCAATCGATTCATTCTCAGCAATGGCAAAATATGCTAGCATTGGATAGTGCCCAATATAAGAGGCATAGCTGTCTCTCTGGATGTTTACAGCCCATTCACTGTAAATGAGGAAAACATTAAGTggtaatgtcttataatttagtaACATCTTTTGTTACTAAGAGAATAGGGTACTTACAATCTGGACAAATCAGCATGCCCTGTACCAACATATTTGGCTTGAAGATGCTCAAGCTGAGAGTTTATGTTGAATCTGTCGCTAGCCTTTCAAATGGTAAATTGTGTTAGAAATATTGTAATCAAAATGACTGAAAACCTAGCTATTGAATGAACACTGAAGACTAAAATCCAGTTGAACCAAAGTGAGCATATAAAGAGAAAAGGATAGAAAACATCAGAAGCCCCACAAGACCAGGTAACACCCACCAAACTTCTTAAAATCTGTCAGGCAGAGGAACGCACTACAATATCTGAAATTCAACGTGTGTACGTGAGTGAACTTTgacaaatactccctccgtacaggatttagaagtcgtttaggacagcgACACAGTCttcaaaacacaactttgatctcttatttttataaaaatatttcacatttgcaaactcaataatttagaagttattgatgatttatattcccattGTTTGACCCAAAcgttgtccaaaacgacttctaaatcctatacggagGTAGTATAAACAATAAATTCATGCTCTTCCGGAAGGTATATCCGGTCCCTATTGAACCATGGTTATGTGAAATGAcacatctctacaactaaaacatAGCAAACACAATCGTTCGCACCACTTCCCCTCGCTCCCGCACCAGAACTCACTCCGCACTCCCCTCGCTCCCACACCAGAAAGGAGGACCaatccaccgccaccgccaccacctcgcACCACCACCGCCCCACACCTCCCGTCGCGCCGCCGAGCAACGGCACGCATCCACCTCATCCGCTCTGCCTCTCCAGCCCTACCTCCCGCACCGCCTCACCTCTCATCGCCGCCTCGCCTCCCTCGTCGTTCTTGGCCGCTGGGCTTCTTCACCATGCCGGCTACGCGCGTGAGGACGGAGAAGGAGCCGCATCTTCAACGTCGCCGGCTACGCGCGTGAGGACAGAGGAGCCACATCTTCTCTGTCACCAGCTACGCGCGTGAGGACGGAGGAGGAGCCGCATCTT
This window of the Sorghum bicolor cultivar BTx623 chromosome 7, Sorghum_bicolor_NCBIv3, whole genome shotgun sequence genome carries:
- the LOC8077862 gene encoding uncharacterized protein At4g14342, with the translated sequence MQASDRFNINSQLEHLQAKYVGTGHADLSRFEWAVNIQRDSYASYIGHYPMLAYFAIAENESIGRERYNFMQKMLLPCGLPPERDED